The genomic stretch CGGTCGGCTGGCTGGTCGATCTGCAAACCCAATTCCTCGCCACCCGTGAGGCGCTGCGTAAGGCCCGGATCGCCGATGACACGATCAAGGTCCTGACCCTGGCCCGCGCCCATGCCGCCTTCTACGAGGCCGCAAAGGCCCAGCGCGGCGCGCTCGACTTCCCCGACCTGGTCGCCCGCGCCGCCGCCCTGCTGACCCGCAGCGGGGCCGCCGCCTGGGTGCTGTACAAGCTGGACGGCGGGGTCGATCACGTCCTGATCGACGAGGCCCAGGACACCGCCCCCGAACAGTGGGCCATCGTCCGCGCCCTGACCGGAGAGTTCTACTCAGGCCAAGGTTCACCTCATCGGGCCTCGGGCCGCACCGTCTTCGCCGTCGGCGACGAGAAACAGTCGATCTACTCCTTTCAGGGCGCCCGGCCGGAACGTCTGCGTCAGGAACGGGCCGACTTCCTGGCCCTGGCAGAGGGCGCCGGCGAACCCTTCGCCGGGCCCGAGCTGAACACCTCCTACCGTTCGACCGAAGAAGTGCTGACCTTCGTCGACGCCGTCTTCGCCGATCCCGACCGCACCCGCGCCCTGACCGGCCCGCAAGGCGACATCGCCCGCCACATCCCGGCCCGCATCGGCCAGCACGGCGCCATCGACCTGTGGCCCCTGTTCCTCGACGAGCCCGCGCCCGAGACCGACGCCTGGGACGATCCGGTCGATCAGGAGAGCGCCGGCAGCGCCCGCAAACGCCTGGCCCGCGACCTTGCCCGCGAGATCCGCCGCCAGGTCGAAAGCGGCCTGGCCGTCTTCGACAGCCGCACCCGCGATCTCCGCCCCGCCGGCTACGGCGACTACATCGTCCTGGTCCGCCGCCGCGACGCCACCTTCGAAGAAATCATTCGCGCCTTGAAGACCGAGGGCGTCCCCGTCGCGGGCGCCGACCGGCTGAAACTGTCCAGCCATATCGTCTTCGACGACCTGATCGCCCTGGCCCGATTTGCGCTCTTCCCCGACGACGACCTGTCCCTGGCCGAGGTGCTACGCAGCCCCCTGTGCGACGTGGACGAGAATGGTCTCTACGCCTTGGCGGGCCGCGAGAACCGCAAGGCGGGTCAACTGTGGCGCGACCTGCGCGACCGGGCGCACGAACGCCCCGAATGGACCCGCGCCCGCGACCTGCTCCAGGCCGTCATCGGCGCGCGCGGCGGCGACCCGTTCGCCTTCTTCTCCCTGGCTCTGAACCGGGTGGACGACACAGGCCGCTCCGGCCGCGCCCGAATCCTGGCCCGGCTGGGCCGCGAGGCGGAAGAAGCCATAGACGAGACCCTGAACCAGGTGCTGGCGGCCGAGAACCGGGGCGCGATCGACCTGGAGGCCTGCCTCGCCCAGCTCGAGGCCGCCGACGTCGAGGTGAAGCGCGAGCTGGAAGGGGCGCGCGGCGAGGTCCGCGTCATGACCGTCCACGGCGCCAAGGGGCTGGAGGCGCCCATCGTCATCCTGCCCGACACCACCATGAAGGCGAAGGCCCAGGGGCCGTCCCTGATGCCCGCCGTCCCAAGAAGCGAGAATGGCGAGGACGAAGGCGAGGCCTGGCTGATGGCCCCCGGCTCGGCCAAGGACGACTGCCCCGCCTCGGCCGACGCCCGCGCGGCGCGCCAGGCCCGCACCGACGACGAGACCCTGCGCCTGCTCTATGTCGCCCTGACCCGCGCCCGCGACCGGGTCATCGTCATGGGCCGCGCCTCCAGCCGGGGCGCCGAGCCCGGCAGCTGGTGGTCGGTGATCGAAGAGACCTTCGACCGCTTGGGCGATCAGGTACGCGAGGTCGAGAACGGCGTCCGCCGCTTCGGCGTCGATCCCGAACGCCGTCCCGTCGCGACCGCCCAAGACCGCACGACCGCAGCCCTGCCCGCCTGGGCCGCCACGCCGCCGTCCGCCGACGCCGCCGCCCGCTTCGCCGCGCCGTCGCGGATGGAGGGCGCGATCCGCATTCCCGCCCCCTCGCCCCTGGCGCGCAGTGCGGCTGGCGGCGCAGCCCTGGGCCGGTTCCGGCGCGGCGACCTGATCCACCGACTGCTGGAGCGCCTGCCCGAGATCGCGCCCGCCGACCGCCCCGACGCCGCCCGTCGCCTGCTGGCGCGCGAGACCGATCTGGACGAAGCCCAGCGCGCCGAAATGATCGCCGCCGCCTTCTCGGTGCTGGACGACGCCCGCTTCGCCCCCGTCTTCGGCCCCGGCTCCCGCGCCGAGGTCGCCCTGACCGGCGCCCTGCCTGGACCGTCCAGCGTGGCGATCAACGGCCGCATCGACCGGCTGGTGGTCACGCCCGACCGGGTGCTCGTGATCGACTACAAGACCAACCGCCCCGCCCCCGACGCCCTGGACCGGGTCGATCCCGCCTATGTCTTGCAGGCCGCCGTCTATGTCGCCGTGCTGAAACGCCTCTATCCCGACCGCCCGGTCGAGGCCGCCCTGGTCTGGACCGACGGCCCCAAGCTGATGCCCATCCCGCAGGCGATGCTGGACGCGGCGCTCACACCTTAAGCTCCGTCACCTGCGGATTGACCCGAGGGTGACCAATCGAGGCGCGAGATCAAGGCGGCGGAGGGGCGTCCGGCAGCGGCGGCAGAGACTTTTCTTCACCCCGCACGTCCCGACGCGCCCCGCCCGGTCCCTTGCGCGCCAGAAGCTCGGCCAGGGCCGTCCGGTCCTGGACGTCCAGCTTTTCCAGCATGGCGATGGTCCCGCCCTCCAGACGCGCCCGACCACGCAGTTCAGCTGTGCGTGACTGGTCCAACAGGGCCTGGACCCGCGCAGGATCCATCTGCGGCTGCCGGGCCGCCTCGACCGCCTGACGTCGCGCATCGCGCGCCGCCTCGAAGTCGGGACGGGCCGAAAGAGCGACGGCGCGCATCGAGGTGCGAACCTCCTGGCGAGCTTCGGGGCTGAGCCGACTGATGAACTGGGGGAAGCCGCCTTCGCGGCCGGGGCGGCTTTGTTCGGCGATCCGTTCGTCCACCTTGGCCCGGCTGATCAGGAAGGCCGCCCCCCCGCCCAAGGCGAACAGGTTCAGCGCCACCGACGCCGCCAGCGCGATCTTCAGCGTGCGACCGCTCATCCCAGAACCTCCGTGTCGTCCACCGCGACCAGGGTGGATTGATACAGGACCGCATCGGCCCGCTCATTTGCGGTGACATGGGAGGTCAGGCCGACGCCCGCGACCACGCCGGCGCAGGCCGCCGCCGCCCAGCCGGCGCCGAGATAGAAGGCGATCCGGTCCAGATGGAAGCGACGGACATTGGCTTTCGGCGCGGCGGCCAGGATACGCGCAGCCAGATCGGAGGACGGCTTCGGGGCGGGCGAGGCGTCCAGCAAAGCGTCCAGCGCCGCCGCCTGATCCAGCACCGACCGCAGCGACGGATCGGCCGCGATCAGGGTCTCAGCGAAGGCGCGTTCGGACGCAGGCCACCGACGCAGGTCGGCGCCATAAGCATCCGCCAGAGCGTGCAACCGTTCCGCCTTCATCGTCCGTCTCCTCTACTCGCCCCTGGGGCTATATCCGCCAGGGCCAAACGCAGTGCGCGGCGTCCGCGCGACAATAGACTTTCCAGCGCCTCGACGCTGATCTCCATCAAGGCGGCCGCCTCGATGTTGGACAGCTCCTGATAATGGCACAGGACCACCGCTTCGCGCTGGCGATCCGGCAGGCGTTTCAGCGCCGCATCGACCCGCACGCCCGTCTCGGCCGCCAACAGGCCCCGGTCCGGCGCGGGCCCTTCGTCCGGACGATCCGGCGGAGTGTCCGTGGGAATCTCGCGCCGTCGCCGCAACCGGTCGTAGCAGAGGTTCAGCGCCACCCGGTGCAGCCAGGTGTCGAACCGGGCCTTGCCGGGCGTCCATTTCGGCGCCTGTCGCCAGGCCTTCAGCAGGGTCTCCTGGGCCACGTCCTCGGCCTCGGCCGCGTCGCCCAGCATCCGCTGGGCCAGGGCGAGGATGCGCGGCAACTTGCGCGCGACAAGCGTCTGCGCGGCCGCCGGATCGCCCTGACCCACGCGGCGCACCAGATCCTCGTCGGGGTCGACGATCGCGACCAAATCCGCCTCTTCCGCTGCTGACGAAAGGGACCGATTCGCGCGCGAAGGCCGACCCCGACACTGTTCTTACTCCGAAGCGGGGGGCGGGGAAGCCGGTTCTTGACCCGGACCTTGATGGCGGCGGTGATCGGGACGCTCGCCCCGACGGGCCGGCATGGCGGCGCGACGTTCCTCGGCGGTGACGACGCCGTTCTTGTCGGCGTCCATCTTGTCGAAGCGCTCGCCCAGCTTGGCGGCGACTTCGGCGATCACCACGGGGCCGGGTTCGCGACCTTCGGGTCCGCCCGGCGCACCGGGGCCTTCAGGACCGCCGGGACCGCGCATCGCATGGCGAGGGCCGCCGCGACCAGGACCGGGTTCGCCACGGGGACCGCGGCCGTCGCCGTCGGCTCGCTCGGCCCCGCCAGCACGTTCGGGACGGCCGGCGTCGAACTCGGCGCGGCTGAGGGCGCCGTCGCTGTTCGCGTCCAGCTTGGCGAAGCGTTCATTGGCCCGCTCGGCGCGCTTGGCCTGCATGGCGGCCTCACGCTCGGCGACGCTGACCGTGCCGTCGCGGTTGGCGTCCAGGGCGGTCAGGCGGCTGACGCGCGCGTCGACGAAGGCGGCGCGGGTCAGGTCGGCGTCACGATCCGGAGCGTCCTCAAAAGGACCGTCCATGTCATTCGGCGGCGGGGGCGCATCAGCCGGCGGCGGCGGAGGGGGCGGCGGGACTTCGGCGGTGGCGGCGCCGGCGACGGC from Brevundimonas sp. SL130 encodes the following:
- the addA gene encoding double-strand break repair helicase AddA, which gives rise to MTAPSPQIIAADPRLTVFVTANAGSGKTTTLVNRVARLLLDQVDPGAILCVTYTKAAAAEMQARLFDQLGGWAVLDDAALSRELARLDDGDPQTMDHAALSRARKLFARALETPGGLKIQTIHAFCEKLLRRFPLEAGVSPRFTVLEDQAATALSEAARKELAQTAYDNPDGLIGLAYSHFAVELDWQRFQALLSMIEAKRADLLDYIDRAEAGTAPDPYALTGAEAGRSPEELEQDFVAWIDPAEWNRMAEAMATGSTNDRKIADAMSVAAPPYAGFAALAGVFCTQAGEPRKSMGTKSAPQGAVGWLVDLQTQFLATREALRKARIADDTIKVLTLARAHAAFYEAAKAQRGALDFPDLVARAAALLTRSGAAAWVLYKLDGGVDHVLIDEAQDTAPEQWAIVRALTGEFYSGQGSPHRASGRTVFAVGDEKQSIYSFQGARPERLRQERADFLALAEGAGEPFAGPELNTSYRSTEEVLTFVDAVFADPDRTRALTGPQGDIARHIPARIGQHGAIDLWPLFLDEPAPETDAWDDPVDQESAGSARKRLARDLAREIRRQVESGLAVFDSRTRDLRPAGYGDYIVLVRRRDATFEEIIRALKTEGVPVAGADRLKLSSHIVFDDLIALARFALFPDDDLSLAEVLRSPLCDVDENGLYALAGRENRKAGQLWRDLRDRAHERPEWTRARDLLQAVIGARGGDPFAFFSLALNRVDDTGRSGRARILARLGREAEEAIDETLNQVLAAENRGAIDLEACLAQLEAADVEVKRELEGARGEVRVMTVHGAKGLEAPIVILPDTTMKAKAQGPSLMPAVPRSENGEDEGEAWLMAPGSAKDDCPASADARAARQARTDDETLRLLYVALTRARDRVIVMGRASSRGAEPGSWWSVIEETFDRLGDQVREVENGVRRFGVDPERRPVATAQDRTTAALPAWAATPPSADAAARFAAPSRMEGAIRIPAPSPLARSAAGGAALGRFRRGDLIHRLLERLPEIAPADRPDAARRLLARETDLDEAQRAEMIAAAFSVLDDARFAPVFGPGSRAEVALTGALPGPSSVAINGRIDRLVVTPDRVLVIDYKTNRPAPDALDRVDPAYVLQAAVYVAVLKRLYPDRPVEAALVWTDGPKLMPIPQAMLDAALTP
- a CDS encoding periplasmic heavy metal sensor is translated as MSGRTLKIALAASVALNLFALGGGAAFLISRAKVDERIAEQSRPGREGGFPQFISRLSPEARQEVRTSMRAVALSARPDFEAARDARRQAVEAARQPQMDPARVQALLDQSRTAELRGRARLEGGTIAMLEKLDVQDRTALAELLARKGPGGARRDVRGEEKSLPPLPDAPPPP
- a CDS encoding RNA polymerase sigma factor; translation: MVAIVDPDEDLVRRVGQGDPAAAQTLVARKLPRILALAQRMLGDAAEAEDVAQETLLKAWRQAPKWTPGKARFDTWLHRVALNLCYDRLRRRREIPTDTPPDRPDEGPAPDRGLLAAETGVRVDAALKRLPDRQREAVVLCHYQELSNIEAAALMEISVEALESLLSRGRRALRLALADIAPGASRGDGR
- a CDS encoding EF-hand domain-containing protein — encoded protein: MRKIFLNSLSAVALAAAMGAVAGAATAEVPPPPPPPPADAPPPPNDMDGPFEDAPDRDADLTRAAFVDARVSRLTALDANRDGTVSVAEREAAMQAKRAERANERFAKLDANSDGALSRAEFDAGRPERAGGAERADGDGRGPRGEPGPGRGGPRHAMRGPGGPEGPGAPGGPEGREPGPVVIAEVAAKLGERFDKMDADKNGVVTAEERRAAMPARRGERPDHRRHQGPGQEPASPPPASE